A window from Pyrococcus kukulkanii encodes these proteins:
- a CDS encoding Lrp/AsnC family transcriptional regulator, with product MELDELDRKILAILLRDSRTSYREIAKELNVAVGTIYNRIKKLEDSGVIQSFTVKINYEAIGYELTTIIGIKAQGKKIREIERIISKDKHVTCVYDVTGEYDIIVVAKFRNREDMNRFVKSVLSIDGVEKTNTHVALEIVKEDFRLEP from the coding sequence ATGGAGCTAGACGAATTAGACCGGAAAATTCTTGCTATTCTTCTAAGGGACTCGAGAACGTCGTATAGGGAGATAGCCAAGGAGTTAAATGTTGCTGTGGGGACAATATATAACAGGATAAAGAAGCTTGAGGACTCCGGAGTTATCCAGAGCTTTACTGTAAAGATAAACTACGAAGCCATAGGATATGAGTTGACCACCATAATCGGAATAAAGGCCCAGGGGAAGAAAATAAGGGAGATCGAGAGGATAATCTCAAAAGACAAACATGTGACATGCGTTTATGATGTTACCGGCGAGTACGACATAATTGTTGTTGCAAAGTTTCGAAATAGGGAGGATATGAACAGGTTCGTCAAGAGCGTTTTAAGTATAGATGGAGTTGAAAAAACGAACACCCACGTTGCTTTGGAGATAGTAAAGGAGGACTTTAGGTTGGAGCCTTAA
- a CDS encoding phospho-sugar mutase: MELYKSEKFNPEELALLGRAIGTVAQGTIVVGRDGRAISRYGKRALVVGIVSTGSTIMDVRLIPLIALRDFAKKKGYPLAYVYYYGGVRVEISGIEVDEVNAILNNRTFVEAPPNDIGATVYYPNALDDMLHEIFKHYEFKVEGKVLVDCMNTPAVLLFPRLSDRFGFEVELMNDMMTSYLPPKPKEVFLQKLGKGNYDFGLRFRPDGVVEVYKDDEVKEFNSLWKFLDYLREL; the protein is encoded by the coding sequence ATGGAGCTATATAAATCTGAAAAGTTCAACCCAGAAGAACTCGCGCTTCTTGGCAGGGCCATTGGGACGGTTGCTCAGGGGACAATTGTTGTTGGAAGGGATGGAAGGGCCATCTCAAGGTACGGAAAGAGAGCTTTGGTAGTTGGAATAGTGAGCACTGGCTCAACGATAATGGACGTTAGGTTGATCCCCCTAATTGCTCTTAGGGACTTTGCAAAGAAGAAGGGATACCCCCTTGCATACGTCTACTACTACGGGGGAGTGAGAGTTGAAATAAGTGGCATTGAGGTGGATGAAGTCAATGCAATTCTGAACAATAGAACCTTCGTTGAGGCTCCTCCAAACGACATAGGAGCAACGGTATATTATCCAAATGCCCTAGATGATATGCTTCATGAAATCTTCAAACACTATGAGTTCAAAGTTGAAGGAAAGGTTCTCGTCGACTGCATGAACACTCCAGCGGTTTTACTTTTCCCAAGACTGAGCGACAGATTCGGCTTCGAAGTTGAGCTAATGAATGACATGATGACGAGCTACCTTCCTCCTAAACCTAAGGAAGTCTTCCTGCAGAAGCTTGGCAAAGGAAATTATGACTTTGGGTTGAGGTTCAGACCTGATGGGGTCGTTGAAGTTTACAAGGACGATGAGGTCAAGGAATTCAATAGTCTTTGGAAGTTCTTGGACTACCTAAGAGAGCTTTAA
- a CDS encoding glutamate--tRNA ligase, whose protein sequence is MEVERIAWKYALINAVEHDGKANSKAVIGKILGENPELRPKAREIVPIVNKVVEEVNNLSLEEQKAKLKELYPEYFEVKKEKKEEKKVLPSLPKAEKGKVVTRFAPNPDGAFHLGNARAAILSYEYARMYDGKFILRFDDTDPKVKRPEPIFYEMIIEDLKWLGIEPDEIVYASDRLEIYYKYAEELIRMGKAYVCTCPPEKFRELRDKGIACPHRDEPVEVQLERWRKMLNGEYKEGEAVVRVKTDLNHPNPAVRDWPALRIIDNPNHPRTGNKYRVWPLYNFASAIDDHELGVTHIFRGQEHAENETRQRYIYEYLGWEYPITVHHGRLSIEGVILSKSKTRKGIEEGKYLGWDDPRLGTIRALRRRGIRPEAIKELIIEVGLKRSDTTVSWDNLAAINRKLVDPIANRYFFVADPIPMYVENAEEFEAKIPLHPDHPERGYRVLKFIPGKPVYVSKDDLNLLKPGNFVRLKDLFNVEILEVSEDSIKARFHSYDYEVARKNKWRMIHWVTEGRPCEVIIPEGDELIIRKGLLEEDANVKVDEVVQFERFGFVRIDRVERDKVIAIFAHK, encoded by the coding sequence ATGGAAGTCGAGAGGATAGCCTGGAAGTACGCTCTCATTAACGCAGTAGAACATGATGGTAAAGCTAATTCAAAAGCCGTCATAGGTAAAATCCTGGGTGAGAATCCGGAGCTTAGGCCAAAGGCAAGGGAGATAGTCCCAATTGTGAACAAGGTAGTAGAAGAAGTAAACAACCTAAGCCTTGAGGAGCAGAAGGCCAAGCTTAAAGAATTATATCCGGAGTACTTTGAGGTCAAAAAAGAGAAGAAGGAAGAGAAGAAGGTATTGCCTTCTCTACCAAAGGCTGAGAAAGGTAAGGTGGTTACTAGGTTCGCTCCCAATCCAGATGGTGCTTTCCATTTGGGCAACGCTAGGGCAGCTATCTTAAGTTACGAGTACGCCCGCATGTACGATGGCAAGTTCATCTTGAGATTTGATGATACGGATCCAAAGGTGAAGAGGCCTGAGCCGATATTTTACGAGATGATAATTGAGGACTTGAAGTGGCTTGGAATTGAGCCAGATGAAATAGTCTACGCAAGCGATAGGCTTGAGATTTACTATAAGTACGCTGAAGAACTGATAAGGATGGGCAAGGCGTACGTCTGCACCTGTCCGCCGGAGAAGTTTAGGGAGCTGAGGGATAAGGGGATAGCCTGCCCGCACAGGGATGAGCCGGTAGAGGTTCAGCTTGAGCGCTGGAGGAAGATGCTCAACGGGGAGTACAAGGAAGGCGAGGCGGTAGTTAGGGTAAAGACCGATCTAAATCACCCAAATCCTGCGGTGAGGGACTGGCCCGCCTTGAGGATTATCGATAATCCAAATCACCCAAGGACTGGAAATAAGTATAGGGTCTGGCCCCTCTACAACTTCGCCTCGGCTATAGATGATCATGAGCTCGGTGTTACCCACATATTCAGGGGACAGGAGCACGCTGAGAACGAGACGAGGCAACGCTACATTTACGAGTACCTTGGCTGGGAGTATCCGATTACAGTTCACCATGGAAGATTGTCAATTGAAGGTGTAATATTGAGCAAGTCCAAGACCAGGAAGGGCATCGAGGAGGGTAAGTACCTTGGCTGGGATGATCCAAGGCTTGGAACTATCAGGGCCTTAAGGAGGAGGGGTATAAGACCCGAGGCAATAAAGGAGCTGATCATAGAGGTAGGCCTTAAGAGGAGCGACACGACGGTAAGCTGGGATAACTTAGCTGCAATAAATAGGAAGCTTGTCGATCCTATAGCCAACAGATACTTCTTTGTTGCTGATCCAATCCCGATGTACGTTGAGAACGCGGAAGAGTTCGAGGCCAAGATTCCCCTCCACCCAGACCATCCCGAGAGGGGCTACAGGGTTCTCAAGTTCATCCCAGGAAAGCCGGTTTACGTCTCTAAGGATGATCTCAACCTACTAAAGCCCGGCAACTTTGTAAGGCTCAAAGATCTCTTCAACGTTGAAATACTTGAAGTCTCGGAGGATTCAATAAAGGCGAGATTCCACAGCTACGATTATGAGGTCGCTAGGAAGAACAAGTGGAGGATGATCCACTGGGTTACCGAGGGCAGACCTTGTGAGGTCATAATTCCTGAAGGGGATGAGTTGATAATCAGGAAGGGTCTGCTGGAGGAGGATGCTAACGTTAAGGTTGATGAGGTGGTTCAGTTTGAGAGGTTTGGCTTTGTTAGGATCGACAGGGTAGAGAGGGATAAAGTTATAGCGATCTTCGCTCACAAGTGA
- a CDS encoding type II toxin-antitoxin system HicA family toxin, which produces MKLPLLSGREIVRILVKKFGFKVVKRRGSHIKLRRENGEKRTAIVPDHEEVAIGTLKSILRQAGISEEEFLNKYKDP; this is translated from the coding sequence ATGAAGCTTCCATTATTATCGGGTAGGGAGATAGTCAGAATTCTTGTCAAGAAGTTTGGGTTTAAGGTCGTTAAGCGGAGAGGGAGTCACATAAAATTGAGAAGAGAAAACGGTGAAAAGAGGACTGCCATTGTTCCCGACCACGAGGAGGTCGCCATTGGGACGCTGAAAAGCATCCTGAGACAGGCAGGAATTAGTGAGGAAGAATTCTTGAACAAATACAAAGATCCATGA
- a CDS encoding toprim domain-containing protein: MYPENYEKFEKIIERLREFTGLIIVEGRRDEESLRKLGVRTEILRLSRSPLADIALIASEYEEVMILTDLDETGERLAKKLYELLEGLTKVDIETRRELKFIAMKDIKGIEDLYSLWESLSLRFWPPEEGI; the protein is encoded by the coding sequence ATGTACCCTGAGAACTATGAGAAGTTTGAAAAGATCATAGAACGATTGCGAGAGTTTACTGGTCTGATAATCGTCGAAGGTCGGCGAGATGAAGAATCCCTAAGGAAATTGGGGGTCCGGACGGAGATCCTCAGGCTCTCCCGCTCACCCCTCGCGGACATTGCCTTAATAGCATCAGAATATGAAGAGGTAATGATACTCACGGATCTCGATGAAACGGGTGAGCGGCTGGCTAAGAAACTTTACGAACTGCTTGAGGGCTTAACTAAGGTTGACATTGAAACCAGAAGGGAACTCAAGTTCATTGCAATGAAGGACATAAAGGGCATTGAAGACCTATACTCTCTCTGGGAGAGCCTGAGTCTCCGTTTCTGGCCCCCTGAGGAGGGGATTTAA
- a CDS encoding YkgJ family cysteine cluster protein gives MEKELIAVVDMKTGEVEVVRRDFRFKCLENCAKCCIENDIPLREEDIERITALGYDEGYFVDYTKMFYRGPKFLGYAMKKRPFDDACVFLDPETKKCRIYEHRPLACKLYPFVLIKHGNKLEVYVKKDSNCPGIGHPEGDTIEAIVERYFGEVLKGDEHGARRIRPENSCYSSKGLENVV, from the coding sequence ATGGAGAAGGAGCTGATAGCGGTAGTGGATATGAAAACTGGGGAGGTAGAAGTTGTAAGGAGGGATTTCAGGTTCAAGTGCTTGGAGAACTGTGCAAAATGTTGCATTGAAAATGATATTCCCCTTAGGGAAGAGGACATAGAGAGGATTACGGCTCTGGGATACGATGAGGGGTACTTCGTGGACTATACTAAGATGTTCTACAGGGGACCCAAATTTTTGGGATATGCAATGAAGAAGAGACCCTTTGATGATGCCTGTGTTTTCCTCGATCCTGAGACGAAGAAGTGCAGGATATACGAGCATAGGCCTCTAGCCTGTAAGCTTTATCCCTTCGTTCTAATAAAGCACGGGAACAAGCTAGAGGTTTACGTAAAGAAGGACAGTAACTGCCCCGGAATAGGCCACCCGGAGGGAGATACAATTGAAGCCATAGTTGAGAGGTACTTTGGAGAAGTGCTGAAAGGTGATGAGCATGGAGCTAGACGAATTAGACCGGAAAATTCTTGCTATTCTTCTAAGGGACTCGAGAACGTCGTATAG
- a CDS encoding Lrp/AsnC family transcriptional regulator has translation MDVFILLVVHPGQEEEVYRRLKERPEVKEIYKVYGDYDIVARISVNGIKDLDKFHDNVLRKIRGIEISETLIASSY, from the coding sequence ATGGATGTGTTTATACTCTTAGTCGTCCATCCTGGCCAGGAAGAGGAGGTCTACAGAAGGCTGAAGGAGAGGCCAGAGGTTAAGGAGATATACAAGGTTTATGGTGATTATGACATAGTTGCCAGAATCTCAGTGAACGGGATAAAGGACCTGGATAAGTTCCATGATAACGTGCTCAGGAAGATTCGGGGAATTGAAATTAGTGAAACGTTAATTGCGAGCTCATATTAG
- a CDS encoding signal recognition particle protein Srp54: MVLDTLGRALSNALKKIARAGSVDEALIKEVVRDIQRALIQADVNVRLVLKLTKEIQRRALEEKPPAGISRKEHIIKIVYEELTKLLGTEAKPIEIKEKPTILLMVGIQGSGKTTTVAKLARYFQKRGYKVGVVCSDTWRPGAYHQLRQLLDPYHIEVFGNPNERDAIKLAREGVEHFKRKGVDLIIVDTAGRHKEEKYLIDEMKQISEVIKPHEVILVIDGTIGQQAYNQALAFKEATPIGSIIVTKLDGSAKGGGALSAVAATGAPIKFIGVGEKIDDLEPFDPARFVSRLLGLGDIQGLLEKFKELEKEVEFTEEDVERFLKGKFTLKDMYAQLEAMRKMGPLKQILRMIPGLGYSLPDEVISVGEERLRKFKVIMDSMTEEELMDPDIINYSRIKRIARGSGTSISDVKELLNQYRQMKKFFKSMNKRQLARLARRFGM; encoded by the coding sequence ATGGTTCTTGACACGTTAGGCAGGGCACTCAGCAATGCCCTCAAGAAGATAGCGAGAGCAGGTAGCGTTGATGAGGCATTAATAAAGGAGGTAGTGAGGGATATCCAAAGGGCTTTAATCCAAGCCGACGTTAACGTTAGGCTTGTTTTAAAGCTAACTAAGGAGATACAGAGGAGAGCCTTGGAAGAGAAACCTCCAGCTGGGATATCGAGGAAAGAGCACATAATAAAGATAGTTTACGAGGAGCTAACGAAGTTATTAGGAACTGAAGCTAAGCCCATAGAGATCAAGGAAAAGCCCACAATTCTGCTGATGGTGGGAATTCAGGGTAGCGGTAAAACAACCACCGTTGCAAAGCTCGCTAGGTACTTCCAAAAGAGAGGGTATAAGGTCGGTGTTGTCTGCTCAGATACGTGGAGGCCTGGAGCGTACCATCAGCTAAGGCAGTTGCTTGATCCGTACCACATAGAGGTCTTTGGGAATCCAAATGAGAGGGATGCGATAAAATTAGCTAGGGAAGGAGTTGAGCACTTCAAGCGTAAAGGAGTTGATTTGATAATAGTTGACACGGCTGGGAGGCATAAGGAGGAGAAGTACCTCATAGATGAGATGAAGCAGATAAGCGAGGTTATAAAGCCTCATGAAGTAATCCTTGTTATTGACGGTACAATTGGGCAACAGGCCTATAACCAGGCCTTGGCGTTTAAGGAGGCAACTCCTATCGGCTCAATAATAGTCACCAAACTTGACGGTTCAGCAAAAGGTGGAGGAGCTCTCTCTGCTGTAGCCGCGACGGGAGCTCCGATAAAATTTATAGGTGTCGGTGAGAAGATAGATGATCTGGAACCCTTCGATCCAGCGAGGTTCGTCTCCAGGCTTTTGGGCCTTGGGGATATTCAGGGACTCTTGGAGAAATTCAAGGAACTTGAGAAAGAAGTCGAATTTACTGAAGAAGATGTTGAGAGGTTCCTTAAGGGCAAGTTCACGCTCAAAGACATGTATGCCCAGCTTGAGGCCATGAGGAAAATGGGGCCTTTGAAGCAGATCCTTAGGATGATACCTGGGCTTGGTTATTCCCTTCCCGATGAGGTGATCTCGGTTGGTGAGGAAAGGTTGAGGAAGTTCAAGGTGATCATGGACTCCATGACAGAGGAGGAGCTCATGGATCCGGATATAATTAACTATTCGAGGATAAAAAGAATAGCAAGGGGATCTGGCACTTCAATAAGTGATGTTAAGGAGTTATTAAATCAGTACCGTCAAATGAAGAAGTTCTTCAAAAGCATGAATAAGAGGCAACTTGCAAGGCTGGCAAGGAGGTTTGGTATGTGA
- a CDS encoding SLC13 family permease: MARKLSLTTHLRRKLGGISYVIRREWFLSTLIVMYLVLTILDRGYPRKSLHLVDWESLALITALIITSKGLELSGIFTRLAIKLIALSRGSERKLVMILLPIIAFSSALIMNDTAILIFTPLVVVTGRIAGINVPRAVALSAIAANVGSSLTPIGNPQNVIIWKHYSLSFLGFIKGMLPYVFLWLVILFLFSLMVKDKRIEVKVPPVEVNVKLFLLSSFLLVFNVVMGRVDLARCSLLLTVLVYLIFKRDVLLSFDVALVPTFALIFANFSELSSMINIGKLTSAGAFLYSLILSQIISNVPATVVMLPWTKNWLYLSLGVNLGGTGSMVGSLANLIAIRLSGISVKEFHKYSLAYLLVALLLTLFLLGIRT, from the coding sequence ATGGCGAGAAAATTGTCCCTGACTACCCACTTACGGAGGAAATTAGGAGGCATATCGTACGTTATTAGGCGGGAGTGGTTCCTTTCAACTCTTATTGTGATGTACCTAGTTCTCACTATACTTGATAGGGGATACCCCAGGAAGAGCCTCCACTTAGTTGACTGGGAGAGTCTCGCCCTCATAACGGCCCTCATAATAACCTCTAAGGGTCTAGAGCTTTCTGGGATATTTACTAGGCTTGCAATTAAGCTAATAGCACTATCTAGGGGATCCGAAAGGAAGTTAGTGATGATCCTCCTACCAATCATAGCATTTTCCTCGGCGTTGATCATGAATGACACCGCAATCCTAATATTCACGCCCTTAGTTGTTGTCACAGGTAGGATAGCGGGAATAAACGTTCCGAGGGCCGTTGCCCTCTCTGCCATAGCCGCAAATGTTGGTTCTTCCTTAACCCCAATAGGGAATCCGCAGAACGTGATAATATGGAAGCACTATTCACTTTCATTCCTTGGGTTCATTAAGGGAATGCTACCCTATGTCTTTTTATGGCTCGTGATTTTATTCCTGTTCTCTCTAATGGTCAAGGATAAGAGGATTGAGGTTAAAGTTCCCCCTGTAGAGGTTAATGTTAAACTTTTCCTACTCTCCTCTTTTCTCCTCGTTTTTAACGTGGTTATGGGGAGAGTTGATTTGGCGAGATGTTCCCTGCTCTTGACCGTTTTAGTGTATTTAATTTTTAAGAGGGATGTTCTCCTTTCCTTTGATGTGGCCCTCGTCCCCACCTTTGCACTTATCTTCGCAAACTTCTCCGAGTTGTCTTCAATGATAAACATAGGCAAGCTAACTTCAGCAGGCGCGTTCCTTTACTCTCTCATCCTAAGTCAGATTATAAGCAACGTCCCTGCGACCGTGGTTATGTTGCCCTGGACAAAGAACTGGCTCTACCTCTCCTTGGGGGTTAACCTCGGGGGAACTGGAAGTATGGTTGGCTCTCTCGCGAACCTTATCGCGATAAGGCTTTCGGGAATAAGCGTGAAAGAGTTTCACAAGTATTCCCTTGCTTACCTTCTTGTTGCACTCTTATTAACGCTTTTTCTTCTTGGGATAAGGACATAA
- the tmk gene encoding dTMP kinase codes for MPGLFIVFEGIDGSGKSTQARLLAEWFKEKGYDVLLTKEPTDTSLGEFIRKVVVHGSLIDGSKLSYEAEALLFAADRAEHVRKIIKPALDEGKVVICDRYFYSSLAYQWARGLDLEWLMKINEFAIRPDLAILLDLPTKESLRRIRTRANISEFDRLVNLQKKVRQNYLKLAEMFPEMKIINAMNSIEDIHRDIVALVEHELL; via the coding sequence ATGCCGGGGCTATTTATAGTATTTGAGGGAATAGATGGTTCTGGCAAGAGTACCCAAGCCAGGTTACTTGCAGAGTGGTTCAAGGAAAAGGGGTATGATGTTCTCCTTACAAAAGAGCCAACAGATACTAGCCTTGGAGAATTCATTCGAAAAGTCGTTGTCCATGGAAGCCTTATAGATGGTTCAAAGCTTAGCTATGAAGCCGAAGCCCTTCTTTTTGCTGCCGATAGGGCGGAGCATGTGAGAAAGATAATTAAACCTGCATTAGACGAGGGGAAGGTTGTTATCTGCGATAGGTACTTTTATTCCTCTCTCGCATATCAATGGGCCCGCGGTCTTGACTTAGAATGGCTCATGAAAATTAATGAGTTTGCTATTAGACCTGACCTTGCTATCTTGCTTGACCTTCCAACTAAGGAAAGCTTAAGGAGAATTAGAACTAGGGCAAACATATCTGAATTTGATAGGCTGGTGAATCTTCAAAAAAAGGTTAGGCAGAACTACCTTAAGCTGGCTGAAATGTTCCCTGAGATGAAGATCATCAATGCAATGAATAGCATTGAAGATATCCATCGAGATATAGTGGCACTGGTAGAACATGAGCTTTTATAA
- a CDS encoding phosphoribosyltransferase family protein, translated as MNQLEAMKEKIKVIRMLRVLKKSYTYEELSKITGLPITVLNRYVRGKVLPSVERARELTEKLAPYLNLEEEVRRRLKYDSFGFFDTMSVLSDTNLLALIAEEVALRYMKTGVGKVLTAATDGIPLAVQIANELGIDVIYAKKKKEVGVDKFYEVNYVPSASGSITTLYLPVWALKRGERVLIVDDVIRSGETQKALIELCKQADAMPVGMFFLISVGDIIDKLREEYNIPVEALVRL; from the coding sequence ATGAATCAACTCGAAGCAATGAAGGAGAAAATCAAAGTTATCAGAATGCTCAGGGTTCTCAAGAAGTCTTACACCTATGAGGAGCTTTCTAAGATCACCGGACTTCCAATCACCGTTCTAAATAGATACGTAAGGGGGAAGGTTCTACCAAGTGTTGAAAGGGCGAGGGAGCTAACGGAAAAGCTTGCCCCATATCTTAACCTCGAAGAAGAAGTTAGAAGGAGATTAAAATATGACTCCTTCGGGTTTTTTGATACAATGAGCGTTTTAAGTGATACTAACCTCCTCGCACTAATAGCTGAAGAAGTTGCCCTAAGGTACATGAAAACGGGAGTTGGGAAAGTTCTTACGGCAGCAACCGATGGTATTCCCCTAGCCGTGCAGATAGCAAACGAGCTCGGTATTGACGTTATCTACGCAAAGAAAAAGAAGGAGGTTGGCGTGGACAAGTTTTATGAAGTAAACTACGTCCCAAGTGCTTCGGGAAGTATAACAACACTCTACCTCCCAGTTTGGGCCTTGAAGAGGGGGGAGAGAGTTCTTATAGTGGATGATGTAATTAGGAGCGGAGAAACCCAAAAAGCCCTAATAGAGCTCTGCAAACAAGCAGATGCAATGCCAGTAGGAATGTTCTTCTTGATAAGCGTTGGAGATATAATTGATAAGCTGAGAGAGGAGTACAACATCCCCGTAGAAGCCCTAGTCAGGCTTTAA
- the dnaG gene encoding DNA primase DnaG yields the protein MKRKRTVLQHILSEKQRFEKIKEGGAMAGKDDFGTTKYIIHAEFEANGVVERPDVVGAIFGQTEGLLGDDLDLRELQKTGRIGRIKVEVHTKAGKTYGTILVPSSLDRVETAIIAAALETIDRVGPCEAKIRVVKIEDVRATKRKYIIERAKEILETLMEEEIPETQELVEEVRKAVREMELIEYGPEKLPAGPHVPFSDSIIVVEGRADVLNLLRHGIKNAIAVEGTSIPETIIRLSKERIVTAFTDGDRGGELILKELLQVADIDYVARAPEGKEVEELTKKEIIKALRSKVPAEQVINELFNKGKSFYDIVKEREKEAEVKENKEGKTEEKPQPKLPIKPSEKIVKPIKVVQPNYGEFKEVIERVKSSSEPIALLLDENKNVIAEVHTRDLLSAIDENDSIYAVVFNGIITQRLIDVVSEKGVKYLIGAKKANVIRRPINLKVVTFAE from the coding sequence ATGAAAAGGAAGCGAACGGTGCTCCAACACATCCTGTCTGAAAAGCAGAGATTTGAAAAAATAAAAGAGGGTGGTGCTATGGCAGGAAAGGATGATTTTGGAACGACAAAATACATAATTCACGCTGAATTTGAAGCTAATGGTGTCGTTGAAAGACCAGACGTTGTTGGAGCTATATTTGGCCAAACTGAAGGACTTCTTGGAGATGATCTTGACTTGAGGGAACTTCAGAAGACCGGAAGGATCGGAAGGATAAAAGTTGAAGTTCATACAAAGGCAGGGAAGACCTATGGCACGATTCTAGTTCCATCGAGCCTTGACAGGGTCGAAACTGCCATAATTGCAGCTGCTCTTGAGACGATAGATAGAGTTGGTCCGTGTGAAGCCAAAATCAGGGTGGTAAAGATAGAGGATGTCAGGGCAACAAAGAGGAAGTACATAATTGAAAGAGCCAAGGAGATCCTCGAAACGCTCATGGAAGAAGAAATACCGGAGACCCAAGAGCTAGTCGAGGAAGTCAGGAAGGCAGTGAGGGAGATGGAGCTTATTGAATACGGCCCAGAAAAGCTTCCCGCTGGACCTCACGTGCCATTTTCAGATTCAATAATTGTCGTTGAAGGAAGAGCGGATGTGCTCAATCTCCTGAGGCATGGAATAAAGAATGCTATAGCCGTTGAGGGAACATCCATCCCGGAGACGATAATAAGGCTCAGCAAGGAGAGGATAGTTACCGCATTTACCGATGGTGACAGGGGTGGAGAGTTAATACTCAAGGAGCTGTTGCAGGTTGCCGACATAGACTACGTTGCGAGGGCTCCCGAGGGGAAGGAGGTTGAGGAGCTCACCAAGAAGGAAATAATAAAGGCATTAAGGAGCAAAGTCCCGGCGGAACAAGTCATCAATGAGCTCTTCAACAAGGGCAAGAGCTTCTACGATATTGTAAAGGAGAGGGAAAAGGAAGCTGAGGTTAAGGAGAATAAGGAAGGAAAGACAGAGGAAAAACCTCAACCTAAGCTCCCAATTAAGCCTAGTGAAAAGATAGTGAAGCCCATCAAGGTCGTTCAACCTAACTATGGGGAGTTCAAGGAGGTCATTGAGCGGGTTAAGAGTTCTTCCGAGCCAATAGCACTACTGCTCGATGAAAACAAGAACGTGATTGCTGAGGTTCATACAAGAGATCTCCTAAGTGCCATTGATGAAAATGACTCCATATATGCAGTGGTATTCAATGGGATAATAACCCAGAGGTTAATTGACGTGGTCAGCGAGAAAGGAGTAAAGTACCTCATAGGGGCCAAGAAGGCTAATGTTATAAGAAGGCCAATTAACTTAAAAGTAGTTACATTCGCTGAGTAG
- a CDS encoding sugar phosphate nucleotidyltransferase yields the protein MQAVLLAGGKGTRLLPLTIYRPKPMMPFFNKPLMEYMLRNLVEIGVDEVIILVGYLKEKIFEYFGNGEEFGVEITYSNGENIKLGTAGALKKAEKFLEDTFIVASSDVLTNLNFKELVEFHKRKGGIATMALTKVEDPSHYGVVVLDEDNKVLYFKEKPRPGEAPSNLANAGIYVFEPDILDLIPKGENYDFSLNLFPKMLEEEIPIYGFPFDEYWNDVGRPSTYLQATEDVFAGKLKLPQVNVGSLKGNVEKGGSLFTGSRCILRKPNIVGFAVLGDNVEVGRDVKIERSVIFSNVVIEEGAEIREAIIGENVYIGKGVVIEAGSVIGDNSIIEEFSKIGANVKIWTDSRVGKESVILPD from the coding sequence ATGCAGGCAGTATTGCTCGCGGGTGGAAAAGGGACGAGACTACTCCCCTTAACAATATACAGGCCAAAGCCAATGATGCCGTTCTTTAATAAGCCCCTGATGGAATACATGCTTAGAAACCTCGTTGAGATTGGAGTTGATGAGGTGATAATTCTTGTTGGTTACTTAAAGGAAAAGATCTTTGAATATTTTGGTAATGGGGAAGAATTTGGGGTAGAGATCACGTACTCAAATGGGGAAAATATAAAGCTTGGAACGGCTGGTGCGCTTAAGAAAGCTGAAAAATTCTTAGAGGACACGTTCATAGTTGCTTCAAGCGACGTTCTAACGAATTTGAACTTCAAAGAGCTTGTTGAGTTTCACAAAAGAAAGGGTGGAATAGCTACGATGGCTCTTACAAAAGTTGAAGATCCCAGTCACTATGGGGTCGTGGTTTTAGATGAGGATAATAAAGTGCTTTATTTTAAAGAGAAACCTAGGCCTGGGGAAGCTCCAAGCAACTTAGCTAACGCTGGTATCTATGTTTTTGAGCCCGATATTCTTGATCTTATTCCTAAAGGGGAGAATTATGACTTTTCGCTAAATCTGTTCCCTAAGATGCTCGAGGAGGAAATTCCTATCTATGGTTTCCCCTTCGATGAATACTGGAACGATGTTGGTAGGCCATCAACGTACCTTCAAGCTACTGAGGATGTATTTGCTGGCAAGCTCAAATTGCCCCAGGTAAACGTTGGTTCCCTAAAGGGCAACGTTGAGAAGGGTGGTAGCTTATTCACGGGTAGTAGGTGCATACTGAGAAAGCCGAACATAGTTGGATTTGCTGTTCTTGGTGATAACGTTGAAGTGGGGAGAGATGTAAAGATAGAGCGCTCCGTTATATTCTCTAATGTTGTAATAGAGGAAGGGGCGGAGATAAGGGAAGCGATAATAGGTGAAAATGTGTACATTGGCAAGGGTGTAGTGATAGAGGCTGGAAGTGTTATTGGGGATAACTCTATTATAGAGGAATTTAGCAAAATTGGTGCAAATGTTAAGATTTGGACTGACTCAAGGGTTGGTAAGGAGAGCGTAATATTACCGGACTGA